TCAAGTCCAGGCCGGCGCAGAAGTGCGGGCCTTCGCCGTCGATCACCGCGGCCCGCACCGTGCCGGGCAGGCCGTCGAGCAGGTTGCGTAGCGCCAGGATGAGGCCGTCGTTCAAGGCATTGCGCTTGGCGGGGCGGGTCAGGCGGATGACGGCGATTTCGTGGTCGTCGCCGCAGATGTCGAGGGAAATGTCGGGGTTGTGTGTGGTCATGGTGTGCTCTTCGTTGGTTGGATTATGGTTATGAAAAATAACTAAAACAAGCGGGATTGGGGACTCTATCGTAGGTGCTTTCCCTAGCTTTTCGGGGTCGAAATATAGTTATGATAAATAATCAAATTTGCCCATTTGGGCGCAAGGAAAAGCCATGTCCGCATACATTCCCTACGGGGTTTACTGGTCGACCCCGTTTGCCAAATGGCAGGGTTCGCTGGCCCATTTGAACGCCTTGCCGCTGGCCGCCAGCGTGGGCAAACAAGCCCTGGCCGCACGCGGCTACGACATGGGGCAGATCGACCTGGCCATCCTGGGCCTGACCAACCCGCAAAAAGGCAGCTTCTATGGCCTGCCCTACGTCACCGGGTTGATGGGGATCGACCGGGTGGCCGGCCCCACTATCCAGCAGGCCTGCGCCACCAGCGTACGCGCCCTGCAAATGGCCGCGCAGGAAGTGCAGTGCGGCACCGCCACCAGCGCGCTGCTGGTGATGGCCGACCGCCAGTCCAACGGCCCGGTGCTCTACTACCCCGACCCCACCGGCACCGGCGGCTACGGCACCACCGAGCACTGGGTGCCCGACAACATGGGCCATGACCCGTACGCCAAAAACCCCATGCTGCAAACCGGCGAAAACGTGGCCGCCCGTTACGGCATCAGCACCGCCGAGCAGCACGAACTGAAGCTGCACCGCTACGGCCAGTACCAGCAGGCGCTGGCCAACGACCGGGCGTTCCAGAAGCGCTACATGGCCGAGGTGCCTTTGACCGACGCCAAGTTCCGCAAGCAAACCGGTGTGCTCAGTGCCGACGAAGGCATCTTCCCCACCACTGCCGAAGGGCTGGCGAAACTCAAGCCGGTGAAGGACGGCGGCACGGTCACCTTCGGCGGCCAAACCCACCCGGCCGACGGCAACGCCGGGGCCATCGTTACCACGCGCGACCTGGCCCGCGCCGCATCGACCAACCCAAACATCGAAGTGGAGATTTTGGGCTTCGGCCAGGCCCGCGTGGAGCCCGGCTACATGCCCATGGCCCCGTCACCCGCCGCCTTCAACGCCTTGAAAAACGCCGGGCTGTCGATTGCCGACATCCACGCCATCAAGACCCACAACCCCTTCGCGGTGAATGACATTGCGCTGGCCCGCGACACCGGCTTTGCCTGGGAGAAGATGAACAACTATGGCAGCTCCATCATCTGGGGCCACCCGCAAGCCCCCACGGGTTTGCGCGCCATCATCGAACTGATCGAAGAGCTGGTGCTGCGCGGCGGCGGCGTGGGCCTGTTCACCGGCTGCGCGGCGGGCGACAGCGGCTACGCCACCGTGCTGCGCGTGACCGACAGCCGCAAGGGATAAGCCATGCAACACTTTTCAGCCAAACTGGACGCGTGGATCGTGGACGGCGTGCGCACGCCGCTGGTGGACTACTGCGGCCCCCTGGGCGGTGTGTCGCCCACCGACATGGGCATCAAGGTGGCCCGCGCCGTGTTTGCGCGCAGTGGGGTGTCTGCGACGGATGTGGATTCGGTCGTTACCGGCTCGATGGCGCAGGCCGACTTCGACGCCTTTGTGCTGCCGCGCCACATCGGCCTGTACGCGGGCGTGCCCATCGCCGTGCCTTCCATCCTGGTGCAGCGTATCTGCGGCACCGGCTTCGAGCTTTTCCGCCAGGCCGCCGACCAGATCACCCTGGGCTATGCCAACCTGGCGCTGGTGGTGGGCACCGAATCGATGACGCGCAACCCGATTGCCGCCTACACCCACCGCAGCGGCTTCAAGCTGGGCGCGCCGGTGGAGTTCAAAGACTTCTTGATCGAAGCCCTGACCGACACCGCAGGCCCGGTCACCATGATCGAGACGGCGGAGAACCTGGCCCAAAAATACGGCATCACCCGCGCCGATGTGGATGCGTATGCCGCCCTGTCGTTTGAGCGCGCCTTGAAAGCCCAGGCCGATGGTTTTCTGGCGGGTGAAATCGTGCCCGTCACCAGCGAAAAGTTTGAACTGCCCGGCTACGCCACCCGTGGCATCCAACTGCCGCGCAAGGTCGCCCAGTTAGACCGTGACACCCATCCGCGCCCCTCTCCCATCGAAGCCTTAGCGGGCCTGCGCAGCGTCTACCCCGGCGGCGTGCAAACTGCGGGCAACAGTTCGGCCCTGGTGGATGGCGCGGTGGGCGCGCTGGTAGCCAGCGACACGTATGTGCGCAAACACGGCCTGCAGCCGCTGGCCCGTTTGCGCGGTGCCGCCGCCGCCGGTGTACCGCCCGAGCTGATGGGCATCGGCCCCGCGCCCGCCATCCGCGCCTTGCTGGAGCGCTGCGGCCTGACGCTGGACGACATTGGCCTGTTCGAGATCAACGAGGCCCAGGGCGCACAAACCATTGCGGTGGAACGCGAGCTGGGCCTGGACCGCGACAAGCTGAATGTGAATGGCGGCGCGATTGCGCTGGGCCACCCCCTGGCCGCCACCGGCGTGCGCCTCACCATCACCCTGGCCCGCGAGCTGCGCTGCCGGGGGCTGCGTTACGGCATCTCCAGCGCCTGCGTGGGCGGCGGCCAGGGCATGGCCTTACTGATTGAAAACCCCGAATACCTGAAAGACTGACATGCACATCATCACTGCAGCCCAAGCTGGCGCACTCATCCAAGACAACGCCACCATCTTCCTGGGCGGCCTGGCCGTGACCAGCCTGCCTGAGGAGGTGCTCAAGGGCGTGGAGCAGACCTTTCTGGCCACCGGCCACCCGCGCAACCTGACCACCTGGGCGTGCGGCGCCATCGGCAATAGCAAGGACGCAGGCATGGTCCACTTTGCCCACCCCGGCATGATCAAACGCACCATCGCGGGTCACTTCGGACAGACAGGGGCCGAGATGATGAAGATGGTGTTTGCGGGCGAGGTCGAGGCCTACAACTTCCCGCAGGGCAGCCTGTCGCACCTCACGCGCCACATCGCCAGCCGCAGCCCCGGCCTGCTGACCAAGGTGGGCCTGGGCACCTTTGTGGACCCGCGCATCGAAGGCGGCAAGCTCAACAGCCAGTCCACCGAAGACCTGGTCAAGCTGGTGGAATTTGCGGGCGAAGAATGGCTGTTTTACCCCTGTCCCAAGATTGACGTAGCCATCATCCGCGGCACCCTGGCCGATGAAAACGGCAATATCACGCTGGACAAAGAGGGCGTGCTGCTGGAGCAGATCAACATCGCCCACGCGGCCAAGGCCTGCGGCGGCATCGTCATCGCCCAGGTGGAGCGCATCGTGCAAGCGGGCAGCCTGCACCCCAAGGCGGTGAAGATCCCCGGCGTCTCGGTGGACTACGTGGTGGTCAGCCAGCCCGAAAACCACATGCAGACCATCGCCACCCAGTTCAACCCCGCCCTGTGCGGCGACGTGCGCGTGCCCACCAGCTCGCTGGAGCCCATGGCGCTGGACGAGCGCAAGGTCATCGCCCGCCGCACCGCCATGGAGCTCAAGCCCGGTGCCATCACCAACCTGGGCATCGGCATCCCCGCCGGGGTGCCGTCGGTGGCGGCCGAAGAGGGTGTGTCCGACCAGCTGACGCTGAGCATCGAGAGCGGCATCACCGGCGGCATCCCCGCGCAGCTGGGCGACTTCGGCGTGGCCTACAACGCCGAGGCCATCATCGAGCAGTCGCTGCAATTCGACTTCTACGACGGTGGCGGCCTGGATGCCAGCTTCCTGGGCCTGGCCCAGGCCGACTACTGGGGCAACGTCAACGTGAGCAAGTTCAACGGCCGCCCGGTCGGCTGCGGTGGCTTCGTCAACATCACCCGCTCCACCAAGAAGCTGGTGTTCTGCGGCACCTTCACCGCCGGTGGCCTGCAGGTGCAAGTGGCCGACGGCCAGCTCACCATCGTTCAAGAGGGCAAATCCCGCAAGTTCATCGAAAAGGTCGAGCAAATCACCTTCAACGGCCATGACGCAGCATTGCGCCAGCAAGAAGTGTTGTTCGTCACCGAGCGCGCAGTGTTCCAGCTCACCACCGACGGCCTGGAGCTGACCGAGATCGCCCCGGGTGTGGACCTGGAGCGCGACGTGCTGGCGCACATGGGGTTCAAGCCGATCATGCGGGATGTGAAGACCATGGACGCGGGGCTGTTCAGCGCGCAGTGGGGGGGGCTGGCGAAGGCGATGGCGGCCAGGGCGGTGCAGGGGTAGTGGAGCCGATTGGTTTTTGGTGATTTGCTTCTAAAATAATAGCTGCTCACGACTATCCCATAAGCACAAGCAGCCTATTTCCTATAAATCCCATGCAAACCCTCCCCCTGCGCCTCACCCCCGGCCAAGACCTGCGCCAGGCCCTGGAAGCCGCCGTGCGCAGCCACAACTGCCAGGCGGCTTTTGTGCTGTCGGGCATCGGCAGCCTGTCTACTGCCGGGCTGCGCTTTGCCGGGGCAGAGCAGCCGCAGCGGCTGGTGGGGGACCTGGAAATCCTCAGCCTGTCTGGCACGGTGGCGTTTGACGGAGCGCGCAGCAGTTCGCACCTGCACATGGCGCTGTCCACCGCGACCGGTGCCGTGCTGGGTGGGCATGTGGCAGCGGGCTGCATGGTGCGGACCACGGCGGAGGTGCTGCTGGCGCTGTTGCCCGAGTGGACGTTTGCGCGGGAGCTGGATGCGCAAACGGGGTTTGGCGAGCTGGTGGTGCGGGGCCGGTCGGGCTTGGATTGAGCGGTTTCTAGAATGTTGTATTCAAAATGCATATTGCATAAATTCTGATTTTTACCCGAATTTTTGTGGCATATTCAATATTCATATTGAATAAAAGTGAAATTATGGGTTCGTCAGGAATTAAATCGCGCCTGAGCCACGCGCAGTGGTCGCTCAAGCCGCAAGACCTGGTCATGGCTTTCAAGCTGGTCAGCTTGGCGGGGCAGCGCTTGCCCTATGTGGCCTTGGCGGAGGCTTTGCAGTTGTCGCAATTTGAGGCGCATGCCTGCGTGGCGCGGCTCAGCGCTGCGCGGCTGCTGGCCGAGGTGAACGAGGTGCCAACTCTGGTGATGGCCGCATTCCGACCGATGGTGCTGCTGGGGGCTCCGTATTTCTTCCCGGCGGTGCGCGGCGGGCTGGTCATGGGCTTCCCCACAGCCTATGGGGCGGAGCCGATCAAATCCAAAGTGTTGTTTGCCGATGACATGCCCCCCGTGTGGCCCCACGCGGATGGTCCCGTGCGTGGCATGGCCTTGTTACCGCTGTACCCCAAGCTTCCGTTGGCTGCGCTCAAAGATCCCGCGCTCTACACCATGCTGGCCCTGTTTGATGCGCTGCGTATTGGCCAGGCCCGCGAGCGGGAAATGGCGCGCCAGCTTTTAGAGGAACGGCTGGTGTGATGGCTGCCATACACAACCCCAACCTGGCGATTTTGGAACTGGTGGCGCAGGCGTTGGGCCCGGTGTGCGACAGCGTGGTGTTCGTCGGGGGCTGTGCCACAGGCTTGCTGCTGACACAGGAGCGGCCCGACCGCATACGCATCACCGAAGACGTGGATATCGTTGCCCAGGCGTTGACGACACAGGACTACCACGCCATCGAAAAGCGGGTACGGGCACAGGGGTTCAGCAACGATATGCGGGCCGATGCACCCATTTGCCGGTGGGTCTACCAGAACGTCACTTTGGATTTGATGCCTACGGTGAAGGATATTCTGGGTTTTGCCAACCGCTGGTATCCGCTGGCGCTGCGCACTGCATCGGTAGTCTGCTTGCCCAGTGGCATGGAGATCAAGCTCATTACCGCGCCGGTATTCATTGCCACCAAGCTGGAAGCGTTTAAAGACCGTGGGAAAGATGC
This sequence is a window from Rhodoferax sp. WC2427. Protein-coding genes within it:
- a CDS encoding thiolase family protein, producing the protein MSAYIPYGVYWSTPFAKWQGSLAHLNALPLAASVGKQALAARGYDMGQIDLAILGLTNPQKGSFYGLPYVTGLMGIDRVAGPTIQQACATSVRALQMAAQEVQCGTATSALLVMADRQSNGPVLYYPDPTGTGGYGTTEHWVPDNMGHDPYAKNPMLQTGENVAARYGISTAEQHELKLHRYGQYQQALANDRAFQKRYMAEVPLTDAKFRKQTGVLSADEGIFPTTAEGLAKLKPVKDGGTVTFGGQTHPADGNAGAIVTTRDLARAASTNPNIEVEILGFGQARVEPGYMPMAPSPAAFNALKNAGLSIADIHAIKTHNPFAVNDIALARDTGFAWEKMNNYGSSIIWGHPQAPTGLRAIIELIEELVLRGGGVGLFTGCAAGDSGYATVLRVTDSRKG
- a CDS encoding acyl CoA:acetate/3-ketoacid CoA transferase; protein product: MHIITAAQAGALIQDNATIFLGGLAVTSLPEEVLKGVEQTFLATGHPRNLTTWACGAIGNSKDAGMVHFAHPGMIKRTIAGHFGQTGAEMMKMVFAGEVEAYNFPQGSLSHLTRHIASRSPGLLTKVGLGTFVDPRIEGGKLNSQSTEDLVKLVEFAGEEWLFYPCPKIDVAIIRGTLADENGNITLDKEGVLLEQINIAHAAKACGGIVIAQVERIVQAGSLHPKAVKIPGVSVDYVVVSQPENHMQTIATQFNPALCGDVRVPTSSLEPMALDERKVIARRTAMELKPGAITNLGIGIPAGVPSVAAEEGVSDQLTLSIESGITGGIPAQLGDFGVAYNAEAIIEQSLQFDFYDGGGLDASFLGLAQADYWGNVNVSKFNGRPVGCGGFVNITRSTKKLVFCGTFTAGGLQVQVADGQLTIVQEGKSRKFIEKVEQITFNGHDAALRQQEVLFVTERAVFQLTTDGLELTEIAPGVDLERDVLAHMGFKPIMRDVKTMDAGLFSAQWGGLAKAMAARAVQG
- a CDS encoding acetyl-CoA C-acyltransferase, whose amino-acid sequence is MQHFSAKLDAWIVDGVRTPLVDYCGPLGGVSPTDMGIKVARAVFARSGVSATDVDSVVTGSMAQADFDAFVLPRHIGLYAGVPIAVPSILVQRICGTGFELFRQAADQITLGYANLALVVGTESMTRNPIAAYTHRSGFKLGAPVEFKDFLIEALTDTAGPVTMIETAENLAQKYGITRADVDAYAALSFERALKAQADGFLAGEIVPVTSEKFELPGYATRGIQLPRKVAQLDRDTHPRPSPIEALAGLRSVYPGGVQTAGNSSALVDGAVGALVASDTYVRKHGLQPLARLRGAAAAGVPPELMGIGPAPAIRALLERCGLTLDDIGLFEINEAQGAQTIAVERELGLDRDKLNVNGGAIALGHPLAATGVRLTITLARELRCRGLRYGISSACVGGGQGMALLIENPEYLKD
- a CDS encoding PPC domain-containing DNA-binding protein; this translates as MQTLPLRLTPGQDLRQALEAAVRSHNCQAAFVLSGIGSLSTAGLRFAGAEQPQRLVGDLEILSLSGTVAFDGARSSSHLHMALSTATGAVLGGHVAAGCMVRTTAEVLLALLPEWTFARELDAQTGFGELVVRGRSGLD